From the genome of Solanum lycopersicum chromosome 7, SLM_r2.1:
cagaatctatgccatcagatatccatcagagtatagctcaagatcggccaaggagggttggagttcggccacctacgaggtatggttttgaggacatggtgggttatgcactgcaggttgctgaagaggtagatacatctgagccgtctacttacaaagaagccattttaagttctgattctgaaaaatagtttgccgctatgggagatgagatggagtccctacacaagaatcagacatgggatctggtcatacagccttcggggagaaagattattacttgcaaatgggttttcaagaagaaggaagggatatcaccagcagaaggagtcaagtataaagccagggttgttgccagaggtttcaaccaaagagagggagtggactacaatgagatcttctcaccagtggtcagacatacttccatccgagtgttactagcgatagttgcacatcagaatctggagcttgaacaacttgatgtgaagacagcgtttctacatggagagttggaggaagagatatacatgactcagccggatggtttccaagttccagggaaggaaaatcacgtctgcaagttgaagaagtccttatatggacttaagcagtctccaaggcagtggtataaaagatgatatgttgatagctgcaaagaagaagtatgacattcagaagctgaagggtttacttagtgctgagtttgagatgaaggatctgggagccgctcggaagattttagggatggagatcattagagacagagagagaaggaaacttttcttgtcacagagaagctacattcagaaggtcttggcgaggtttggcatgtcttcatctaagcccattgatacccccagtgctgccaatatccatctcactgccatgttcgctccacagtcagaagaagagaaggagtatatgtcacgagtcccttatgccagtgccgtaggaagtttgatgtatgctatggtctgtacaaggccagatttagcacatgcagtcagtgtagtgagcagattcatgggacaaccagggagagaacattggcaggctgtgaagagaattttccggtaccttagaggtacatctgacgttggtctcatttatggaggtgatactcagtgcttggttactggctattctgattcagactatgctggagatgttgacacaagaagatcgatgactggctatgtgtttacccttggaggatctgtcgtcagttggaaggcaactttgcaacctacagtgactttgtctactacggaagcggagtacatggccttgacagaggctgcaaaagaagggatttggttgaaagggctggttagtgatcttggtctgcatcatgatcaggctacggtgtattgtgacagtttgagcgcaatttgtctagccaaggatcaagtccatcatgagagaaccaagcatattgacgtgaggtatcattttctgagaagtgagaagagaatcaaggtgaagaaagtaggaactgctgataatcctgctgatatgttcacaaagccggttccacagagcaagtttcaacattgtttggacttgctcaacatcagaagctgttaattgccctgcggggcaattctgaggaagagggggaggcctggcactatcatagtgcgtctgaagaatctgtttggagaattcaagtcaaggtggagatttgttgaatgccttgaattgggcccttaattatctgtcaattctgtattttgggcccaagcctgttagggcgtagcttagcactatatatagacgctatgggaaaccctattctgtaattctgtttttgcctctccataataaaactgctccctctcttcccgtggacgtagccaatttgttggtgaaccacgtaaatctgttgtcttatttttcgcgtttatattttctcgtattatctcaaattccgcacaacattATTGAATAGTACTTAAGAGGGTCCCTGAATAACTATTGAGTATCATTCTTGGTTTGTTGAATTTGCTAGTTTCGTTTGTAAATTTGTGCAGAAGGTTATATGTTCGTATTCAGGGAGAATAAACAAACTGATAGGGAAATCGAAACGAGGGACACGATATTTAAAGGTGATATTTCATGACTTTCCTGGTGGAGCTGAGAGTTTTGAGCTAATTACAAGATTCTGTTACAGCAAAGGGAAGATTGAGATAAATTCTGTTAATGTTTCAACTCTATATTGTGCTGCCTCATATATGGAAATGAAGAAATCTGTATCAGGGAACCAAAATCTGTTTGAACTAACTGAGAAATCGCTCGAAGATGTTAGGTATTGGACTTGGTCTGAGCTTCTTGATGCTCTAAGATTGTGTCAAAATTTGATGCCTGTGGCAAGTTCTTCAGGTGTAATTGATAAATACCTGGATTCTCTTATTGGGAGGGTTGCTTCTTCGTGTGAAACGAGCCCTTGTCCGTCAACTTCCTCTGCTGACAGCTCTGGATTTCGGTTGTCTTGTGATACGAAAAGTACAGAGAGCTTGAGAAATAGTGCATTTCGAGCAACATGGTGGTTTGAGGATCTTGCTTCTTTCGAGCCGTTTTTGATTGAAACTTTGGTTAAGCAAATGGTATCCAAAAACATTGACCATGGACTTCTTAGTAAGTTCCTCTTCTGTTACCAAAAATCAAGATTTTCAGTGGCGGACGAGAAATGCAAGACCATGGAGACTGTTATTGAGATGCTTCATTTGCTAGATTCAAGCTGCATTTCCTTCAAAACCTTGTTTGGAATGCTTCGAATTACTCTAACTCTGAAGATAAGCAAGTTCTCCCGGAACAAGTTAGAGAGCATGATTGGCTCCCAGTTGGATCAAGCGACTTTGGATAACCTCCTGCTCCCGTCACCTGTTGGATCGA
Proteins encoded in this window:
- the LOC101268292 gene encoding BTB/POZ domain-containing protein At3g22104, whose protein sequence is MDVSCDLQVDVNGEQVFMVDKKVICSYSGRINKLIGKSKRGTRYLKVIFHDFPGGAESFELITRFCYSKGKIEINSVNVSTLYCAASYMEMKKSVSGNQNLFELTEKSLEDVRYWTWSELLDALRLCQNLMPVASSSGVIDKYLDSLIGRVASSCETSPCPSTSSADSSGFRLSCDTKSTESLRNSAFRATWWFEDLASFEPFLIETLVKQMVSKNIDHGLLSKFLFCYQKSRFSVADEKCKTMETVIEMLHLLDSSCISFKTLFGMLRITLTLKISKFSRNKLESMIGSQLDQATLDNLLLPSPVGSSYLYDVNLVLRLLKSFISKGACCVPLTRLRKVASLIDLYIAEVAPDPCLKPSKFLALIRSLPESARDSYDAIYHATVMYLEVHSGLSEEEKMNVCSGLSYEKLSSEACSHLARNKKFPSKSAGQALITQQVKLKSLLQETNQASPYLDSPCSLLETGSPGHEDQQIVLYAGKLDLSTENEKLKEHLQGMQWRVLELEKACRKMQNQMAKMLKSRISSHNNARSLPRLCS